The following are encoded in a window of Mycobacterium vicinigordonae genomic DNA:
- a CDS encoding TetR/AcrR family transcriptional regulator, whose protein sequence is MTFDTSDVNEYGRRLSAVSIDPDRSVRIRILDATFVVLGRCGRRRLQLSEVAAQADVSRPTIYRYFGSKEGLLEAFGLYEQDNFDAGIAKAMAGLSGADRLDAALVFIVEFQTSYSLHSLAEVEPEHVLHQMRRTMPMLQRSIAKIIPGEHSDIAASAVVRIAMSHYVLGAGDPERFLAELRHAAGLEPGRRPLPRPRPTQAS, encoded by the coding sequence GTGACATTTGACACGTCAGATGTCAACGAATACGGGCGGAGGCTCAGCGCGGTGTCGATCGATCCCGACCGGTCAGTTCGGATTCGGATTCTGGACGCGACATTCGTCGTTCTCGGGCGTTGTGGTCGGCGTCGACTCCAGCTGTCGGAGGTTGCCGCGCAGGCTGACGTTTCACGGCCCACCATCTACCGCTACTTCGGCTCCAAAGAGGGGCTGCTTGAGGCTTTTGGGCTCTACGAGCAAGACAACTTCGATGCAGGTATCGCCAAGGCGATGGCGGGTCTCAGCGGCGCCGACCGCCTTGACGCCGCTCTCGTGTTCATCGTCGAATTCCAAACGTCGTATTCACTGCATTCGCTGGCTGAGGTCGAGCCCGAACACGTCCTGCACCAGATGCGACGCACCATGCCCATGCTGCAACGGTCCATTGCCAAGATCATTCCCGGGGAACACAGCGATATTGCAGCGAGCGCAGTCGTCCGCATTGCGATGAGCCATTACGTTCTAGGCGCGGGAGATCCAGAGCGGTTCCTCGCCGAGTTGCGTCACGCGGCAGGACTGGAGCCGGGCCGCCGCCCGCTTCCGCGTCCCAGACCGACCCAAGCTAGTTAG
- a CDS encoding TetR/AcrR family transcriptional regulator — protein sequence MATREHAPNPTSKRTRPYRSELRAQAASQTRTTILDAAMRLFLERGYGKVTINDIAQQAGLATPTVYASTGGKAAILSTLIGERQYGDPVVESTLEVIRKSHTSEEVVAAIASGTRVNNQRFHDISQVMVTAAAVDDAAAEILQRSDEWYRGVLSQGARRMKSLRGLHKGIGEKRATDILWYFFGRQSWHLLVYDLRWSWDATESFLNAQAATALILDRC from the coding sequence ATGGCAACGCGGGAGCACGCACCTAACCCGACCAGCAAGCGCACGCGGCCCTACAGGTCGGAACTGCGCGCCCAGGCCGCAAGCCAAACGCGAACGACGATCTTGGATGCCGCGATGCGGCTCTTCCTCGAACGCGGTTACGGCAAGGTCACCATCAATGACATTGCCCAGCAAGCGGGCCTCGCCACGCCCACGGTCTATGCCAGCACGGGCGGCAAAGCGGCGATCCTCTCGACGCTGATCGGCGAACGCCAGTATGGCGATCCTGTCGTCGAGTCCACGCTCGAGGTCATCCGCAAGAGCCACACATCCGAAGAAGTCGTCGCCGCGATCGCAAGCGGTACCCGCGTGAATAACCAACGCTTTCATGATATTTCACAGGTAATGGTCACCGCGGCCGCTGTCGACGACGCGGCCGCCGAAATTCTCCAGCGATCCGACGAATGGTATCGAGGGGTACTGAGCCAGGGCGCCAGGCGCATGAAAAGCCTTCGGGGACTGCACAAGGGGATCGGCGAGAAGCGCGCCACCGATATTTTGTGGTATTTCTTCGGGCGCCAATCCTGGCACCTGCTTGTTTACGATCTGCGTTGGTCGTGGGACGCCACCGAGTCGTTTCTGAACGCCCAGGCCGCCACAGCCCTGATTCTCGACCGGTGTTGA
- the fdh gene encoding formate dehydrogenase has product MAPKNRVSRLFLEWPVVRQFRSGDVFGRGPAVTSKHTQSITPRTSTADRVVQSVCPYCAVGCGQRVYVKDERVVQIEGDLDSPISRGRLCPKGSASEQLVNSPGRQIKMLYRAPRATEWQSLDVDTAIDMVADRFVEARRHAWQDIDKKGHPLRRTMKIAALGGATLDNEENYVIKKLFTAAGAIQIENQARIUHSATVPGLGTSFGRGGATQSLQDMANADCIVIQGSNMAECHPVGFQWVEEAKARGALLIHVDPRFTRTSAVSDKHIPIRAGSDVVLLGALINHILTNDLWFKEYVVAYTNAATLINENYRDTEDLGGLFSGFDPETGQYDPSSWAYAEQEDAEHEHGASASERAAGDAYGMGGPPLPHARVLRDETLQHPRTVFQILKRHYARYTPEMVRDVCGISIEDFNYLARAITENSGRERTTCFAYAVGWTQHSLGAQFIRTSTILQLLLGNVGRPGSGIMALRGHATIQGSTDIPTLFNLLPGYLPMPKAGIHNTLRDYIEAAGPKTQKGYWANADTYIVSLLKAWWGDAATAENDFAYSYLPRIDGPHGTYQTVMSMLEDEVDGYFILGQNPAVGSAHGRMQRLGMAHLKWLVVRDLNLIESATWWKDGPEIATGELKTEDIETEVFFFPAATHVEKAGTFTQTQRLVQWRHQAVQPPGDCQSELQFFVELGNRIRQRLAGSTDERDRPLLDLTWDYPLDEHGEPSGEAVLAEINGYHLDGPLRGHPVEGFTDLRADGSTSCGCWIYSGVFADGVNKAARRVPHGGPTPNQSEWGWAWPADRRILFNRASADPNGKPWSERKKLVWWDEQQGRWVGDDVPDFPIDRAPSARPDPDIGGPDGLAGDDPFVMQADGKGWLFAPKGLVDGPLPTHYEPQESPVANALYPQQQNPSRIMFPRKDNLWAPSAGEPGSDVYPYVFTTYRLTEHHTAGGMSRWLPYLAELQPEMFCEVSPELAAERGLEPYGWATIISPRAAIEAKVLVTERMTPLLIGGHTIHQIGLPYHWGVGSDAVVSGDAANDLLGVTLDPNVQIQESKAGSCDIRPGRKPQGEELLWLIEEYQSRAGVTVETDNVRLTERNREV; this is encoded by the coding sequence ATGGCTCCCAAGAACCGCGTCTCGCGTCTATTTCTGGAATGGCCCGTCGTCCGGCAGTTTCGTTCGGGAGATGTGTTCGGTCGCGGCCCGGCAGTTACCTCCAAGCACACCCAGTCCATTACCCCGCGCACCAGCACCGCCGACCGGGTGGTGCAAAGCGTTTGCCCGTACTGCGCTGTCGGCTGCGGGCAGCGGGTGTACGTCAAGGACGAGCGGGTGGTGCAAATCGAAGGTGACCTCGATTCGCCCATCTCGCGGGGTCGGCTGTGCCCGAAAGGTTCGGCCAGCGAGCAGTTGGTCAACTCACCGGGCCGGCAGATCAAGATGCTCTACCGGGCGCCTCGGGCCACCGAATGGCAGTCGCTGGATGTCGACACCGCTATTGATATGGTCGCCGACCGCTTCGTCGAAGCTCGCCGCCACGCGTGGCAGGACATCGACAAGAAGGGGCATCCGCTGCGGCGGACCATGAAGATCGCCGCTCTAGGCGGTGCGACGCTGGATAACGAAGAGAACTACGTCATCAAGAAACTCTTCACCGCCGCGGGCGCCATTCAGATCGAGAACCAAGCGCGTATTTGACACTCCGCCACGGTTCCCGGTCTGGGAACCTCCTTCGGGCGCGGCGGCGCCACCCAGTCACTGCAAGACATGGCCAACGCGGACTGCATCGTCATCCAGGGCTCCAACATGGCCGAGTGTCATCCCGTCGGCTTCCAATGGGTCGAGGAGGCAAAGGCCCGCGGCGCGTTGCTGATTCACGTTGATCCCCGATTCACTCGCACATCGGCGGTGTCCGACAAGCACATTCCCATCCGCGCCGGCTCCGACGTGGTACTGCTGGGGGCGCTGATCAACCACATCCTCACCAACGACCTGTGGTTCAAGGAATACGTGGTCGCCTACACCAACGCGGCGACCTTGATTAATGAAAACTATCGAGACACCGAGGATTTGGGCGGACTGTTCTCCGGCTTCGACCCCGAGACGGGACAGTACGACCCGTCGTCCTGGGCCTACGCCGAACAGGAAGACGCCGAGCACGAACACGGGGCCAGCGCCTCGGAGCGTGCCGCGGGCGACGCATACGGCATGGGCGGCCCGCCGCTGCCGCACGCCCGGGTGTTGCGCGACGAGACCCTGCAGCACCCGCGGACTGTGTTCCAGATCCTCAAGCGGCACTACGCCCGATACACCCCCGAGATGGTGCGTGATGTCTGCGGAATCAGTATCGAGGACTTCAACTACCTCGCCCGCGCCATCACCGAGAACTCGGGCCGCGAACGCACCACCTGCTTCGCCTATGCGGTGGGCTGGACCCAGCATTCGCTGGGGGCCCAATTCATCCGTACCTCAACGATTTTGCAGCTGCTGCTGGGCAATGTCGGACGCCCGGGCAGCGGCATCATGGCGCTGCGTGGCCACGCCACCATCCAGGGGTCCACCGATATCCCGACGCTGTTCAACTTGCTGCCCGGCTACCTGCCCATGCCAAAAGCCGGTATCCACAACACGTTGCGGGACTACATCGAGGCGGCCGGACCGAAGACACAGAAGGGCTACTGGGCCAACGCCGACACCTATATCGTCAGCCTGCTCAAGGCGTGGTGGGGAGACGCCGCGACCGCGGAGAACGACTTCGCCTACTCCTACCTGCCCCGAATCGACGGGCCCCACGGCACCTACCAGACCGTCATGTCGATGCTCGAGGACGAGGTCGACGGCTACTTCATCCTGGGCCAGAACCCCGCCGTCGGCTCCGCGCACGGGCGCATGCAGCGCCTGGGTATGGCGCACCTGAAATGGCTTGTGGTGCGCGACCTGAACCTCATCGAGTCGGCCACCTGGTGGAAAGACGGCCCGGAGATCGCGACGGGTGAGCTCAAGACCGAGGACATCGAGACCGAGGTGTTCTTCTTCCCCGCCGCCACCCACGTCGAGAAGGCCGGGACATTCACGCAGACCCAGCGGCTGGTGCAATGGCGACACCAGGCCGTCCAACCGCCCGGCGACTGCCAGAGCGAGCTCCAGTTCTTCGTCGAACTGGGCAACCGGATCCGGCAACGGCTGGCCGGCTCTACCGATGAACGCGACCGCCCGCTGCTGGATCTGACCTGGGACTACCCCCTCGACGAGCACGGCGAGCCGAGCGGCGAAGCCGTGCTGGCCGAGATCAACGGCTACCACCTGGATGGGCCGCTGAGGGGCCATCCAGTCGAGGGGTTCACCGACCTGCGCGCCGACGGTTCCACATCCTGCGGCTGCTGGATCTATTCCGGTGTGTTCGCCGACGGTGTCAACAAAGCCGCCCGGCGGGTACCGCACGGCGGCCCGACACCCAACCAATCCGAGTGGGGTTGGGCCTGGCCCGCCGACCGGCGCATCCTCTTCAACCGCGCCTCGGCCGATCCAAACGGCAAGCCGTGGAGCGAACGCAAGAAGCTGGTCTGGTGGGACGAGCAGCAGGGCCGCTGGGTCGGGGATGACGTGCCTGACTTCCCGATCGACCGCGCTCCCTCGGCCCGCCCGGATCCCGATATCGGCGGTCCCGACGGGCTGGCCGGCGACGACCCGTTCGTCATGCAGGCCGACGGCAAGGGCTGGTTGTTTGCGCCAAAGGGCCTGGTAGACGGACCACTGCCCACCCACTACGAGCCGCAAGAGTCGCCGGTTGCCAACGCGCTCTACCCTCAGCAGCAGAACCCGTCGCGAATCATGTTCCCGCGCAAGGACAATCTGTGGGCACCCAGTGCCGGCGAACCAGGTTCCGACGTCTACCCGTATGTGTTCACCACCTACCGTCTCACCGAACACCACACCGCCGGCGGCATGAGCCGCTGGTTGCCCTACCTGGCCGAGCTGCAACCCGAGATGTTCTGCGAGGTATCACCGGAGCTGGCCGCCGAACGCGGTCTGGAACCCTACGGCTGGGCCACCATCATCTCGCCGCGCGCCGCAATCGAGGCTAAAGTGCTTGTCACAGAAAGGATGACACCGCTGCTGATCGGTGGTCATACGATCCACCAGATCGGCCTGCCATATCACTGGGGAGTGGGCAGCGACGCCGTCGTGAGTGGCGACGCGGCCAACGACCTACTGGGCGTGACACTGGATCCCAACGTGCAGATCCAGGAATCCAAGGCCGGCTCCTGCGACATCCGCCCGGGTCGGAAACCGCAGGGCGAAGAACTGCTCTGGCTCATCGAGGAGTACCAGTCGCGTGCGGGAGTTACCGTCGAGACAGACAACGTTCGACTCACCGAACGGAACCGGGAGGTCTGA
- a CDS encoding 4Fe-4S dicluster domain-containing protein, translating into MGQLAGPTDPTGDARWPDPKPRKGFFTDTSICIGCKACEVACKEWNRNPLDGDLELLGSSYDNTGQLGASTWRHVAFIEQGREQIEQARETGAALVSLGMPAMPGGAGNPPEPLHTTPPNTPEFRWLMASDVCKHCTHAGCLDVCPTGALFRTEFGTVVVQQDVCNGCGTCVAGCPFGVVERRSDGTYTTPAKRSERPAHEFVTGVAQKCTLCYDRLLEDEIPACAKTCPTTSIKFGDHDDLVVQARERVAELHARGLTEARLYGANELDGVGGTGSIFLLLDEPEVYGLPPDPRVCTADLMQMFKRAGLAAAGMVAAAGLAFLRGR; encoded by the coding sequence ATGGGGCAACTGGCCGGACCGACCGACCCCACCGGCGATGCCCGGTGGCCAGATCCCAAACCGCGCAAGGGATTTTTCACCGACACCTCGATCTGCATCGGCTGCAAGGCGTGCGAGGTGGCGTGCAAGGAGTGGAACCGTAACCCCCTCGACGGCGACCTAGAACTGCTGGGCTCGTCCTACGACAACACCGGCCAACTGGGCGCGAGCACCTGGCGGCATGTGGCCTTCATCGAGCAGGGACGCGAACAGATCGAGCAAGCGCGTGAAACCGGGGCGGCACTGGTGAGTTTGGGGATGCCAGCCATGCCGGGCGGTGCGGGAAACCCGCCCGAACCGTTGCACACCACACCCCCGAACACCCCGGAATTCCGTTGGCTGATGGCTTCGGATGTGTGCAAACACTGCACCCACGCCGGTTGCCTGGATGTGTGCCCGACAGGTGCGTTGTTCCGCACCGAGTTCGGCACGGTCGTCGTCCAGCAGGATGTCTGCAACGGGTGCGGAACCTGCGTGGCGGGGTGCCCCTTCGGTGTCGTCGAGCGCCGCAGCGACGGCACCTACACCACGCCGGCTAAGCGGTCCGAGCGTCCGGCACATGAATTCGTTACTGGTGTCGCGCAGAAATGCACGCTCTGCTACGACCGGTTGCTCGAGGACGAGATACCGGCTTGCGCCAAGACTTGTCCGACGACGTCGATTAAGTTCGGCGACCACGATGACCTGGTAGTGCAGGCGCGCGAGCGTGTCGCTGAGTTGCACGCGCGGGGGCTGACCGAAGCCCGGCTGTACGGCGCCAACGAGCTCGACGGGGTCGGCGGGACCGGCTCGATCTTCCTGCTGCTCGACGAGCCCGAGGTCTACGGCCTACCGCCCGACCCCAGGGTGTGTACTGCGGACCTGATGCAGATGTTCAAACGGGCGGGCCTGGCCGCGGCGGGGATGGTTGCCGCGGCCGGGCTCGCATTCTTGCGGGGGAGGTGA
- the nrfD gene encoding NrfD/PsrC family molybdoenzyme membrane anchor subunit — MSTSEYDSLRPPEPAGGRRRRRGRGGRRRRDETLMVPEAEFTSYYGRPVVKPAPWEHEVAAYLFLGGVAGGSGLLAAGAQLTGRPTLRRNARLSALAAAGIGALALVKDLGRPERFGNMMRTVKLTSPMSLGSWILSAFSAGIGVAAVAEVDRMSGDRLPLGPLRPVLRAVEGPAGLEAAVFAPPLAVYTAVLLADTATPTWNAMHKDLPFVFVSSASLAASGLAMITTPVAETGPARRLAVLGVIGDVVAMKLMERRMDPVLVEPLHHGHPGEMLRWSERLAVAGGVGTLLGGRNRAAAALSGLALLTASALTRFGVFEAGKESARDPRYVIEPQKRRLAARRAAGITDDSITTAG; from the coding sequence TTGAGCACGTCGGAGTACGACAGCCTGCGACCGCCGGAACCCGCCGGGGGGCGACGGCGCCGACGCGGCAGGGGTGGGCGGCGGCGCCGCGACGAGACGCTGATGGTGCCCGAGGCGGAGTTCACCAGCTACTACGGGCGGCCCGTCGTCAAACCGGCGCCGTGGGAACACGAGGTTGCTGCGTACCTGTTCCTCGGTGGTGTGGCCGGTGGATCCGGTCTGCTGGCGGCCGGCGCCCAATTGACCGGGCGGCCGACCCTACGGCGCAACGCGCGGCTATCCGCACTGGCCGCCGCCGGGATCGGCGCCCTCGCATTGGTCAAGGACTTGGGCCGGCCGGAGCGGTTTGGGAACATGATGCGCACCGTCAAGCTGACGTCGCCGATGAGTTTGGGCTCGTGGATTCTCAGCGCGTTCAGCGCGGGCATTGGTGTCGCGGCGGTGGCCGAGGTGGATCGGATGAGCGGGGACCGCTTGCCGCTGGGGCCGCTGCGGCCGGTGCTGCGGGCGGTGGAGGGCCCGGCGGGTTTGGAGGCTGCGGTGTTCGCGCCGCCACTTGCGGTGTACACGGCGGTGCTGCTCGCCGACACCGCGACACCTACCTGGAACGCCATGCACAAGGATCTGCCGTTCGTGTTCGTGAGCTCGGCCAGCCTGGCTGCATCTGGTCTGGCGATGATCACCACCCCGGTCGCCGAGACCGGCCCGGCACGCAGGCTGGCCGTGCTCGGAGTGATCGGCGACGTGGTGGCGATGAAGCTGATGGAACGACGGATGGACCCGGTGTTGGTCGAGCCGCTGCACCACGGTCACCCCGGCGAAATGCTTCGGTGGAGCGAACGACTGGCGGTCGCGGGCGGAGTGGGGACGCTGCTCGGCGGTCGGAATCGCGCCGCGGCCGCCCTCAGCGGGCTGGCGTTGCTGACGGCATCGGCCCTCACCCGATTTGGTGTCTTTGAGGCGGGCAAGGAGTCGGCCCGCGATCCGCGGTACGTCATCGAGCCGCAGAAGCGGCGGCTGGCGGCGCGGCGGGCCGCGGGAATCACTGACGACTCGATCACGACCGCGGGCTGA
- the selD gene encoding selenide, water dikinase SelD: MDPSRLTEYAHGGGCACKIPPGELEEAVRGLLGQTGPNVLVGLDAGDDAAAVRVGDLAILSTADFFTPVVDNAYDWGRIAAANALSDIYAMGGRPVVAINLIGWPRDVLPLELMTEVLRGGQAISTEAHCPVIGGHSIDDPEPKYGMAVTGVADPDKLLRNDAAEPGLPLTLTKPIGVGLLNNRHKQTGEICQEAIDTMTRLNRDAAAAATAAGLKAATDVTGFGLLGHLHKMCRASKVGALVHRDAIPVIAAAREALRDGFVSGGTRRNLDWVRPHLRPGADVTEDDLLLLADAQTSGGLLVVGELPGHPVIGHTTAGPGIEIR; encoded by the coding sequence ATGGACCCATCGCGGCTCACCGAGTACGCGCACGGTGGCGGCTGTGCCTGCAAAATTCCGCCCGGCGAGCTCGAAGAAGCGGTGCGCGGTCTCCTGGGGCAAACCGGCCCCAATGTGCTAGTCGGTCTCGACGCCGGGGACGACGCGGCCGCCGTCCGCGTCGGCGATCTCGCCATTCTGTCCACGGCCGACTTCTTCACCCCGGTCGTCGACAACGCCTACGACTGGGGCCGCATCGCCGCGGCCAACGCCCTGTCCGACATCTACGCGATGGGCGGACGACCGGTGGTGGCGATCAACCTGATCGGCTGGCCCCGCGACGTGCTGCCACTGGAACTGATGACCGAAGTGCTGCGCGGTGGACAGGCCATCTCCACCGAAGCCCACTGTCCGGTGATCGGCGGCCACTCCATCGACGACCCGGAACCCAAATACGGCATGGCCGTAACGGGCGTCGCCGATCCAGACAAGCTGTTGCGCAATGACGCCGCCGAGCCTGGCCTGCCGCTCACGCTCACCAAACCGATCGGCGTCGGCCTGCTCAACAACCGCCACAAGCAGACCGGCGAGATCTGCCAGGAAGCGATCGATACCATGACCCGGCTCAATCGTGACGCCGCCGCGGCAGCCACCGCGGCGGGCCTGAAAGCGGCCACCGATGTCACCGGTTTCGGGCTGCTCGGGCACCTGCACAAGATGTGCCGCGCCTCGAAGGTCGGAGCCCTCGTCCACCGCGACGCCATCCCGGTTATCGCCGCGGCACGCGAGGCACTGCGGGATGGCTTCGTCTCCGGAGGGACGCGACGCAACCTCGACTGGGTGCGCCCGCACCTGAGACCCGGGGCTGACGTCACCGAGGACGACCTGCTGCTCTTGGCCGACGCGCAAACCTCGGGTGGACTGCTGGTCGTTGGAGAATTACCCGGTCATCCGGTCATCGGCCACACCACCGCGGGACCCGGTATCGAAATCCGCTGA
- the selA gene encoding L-seryl-tRNA(Sec) selenium transferase, with protein sequence MTQLDPRRLIPRTDQLMALPQLQVARNRLGDNIVRSLVRDVQDRVRRGDLAPDQVQDVVVESVTSRTTTSLTPVLNATGVVVHTNLGRAPLSPSAVEALVAASAYVDVELDLATGARSKRGTSTRQALLDACPAAEEALVVNNGAAALVLATTALAAGKEVVVSRGELIEIGAGFRLPDLIASTGARLREVGTTNRTHLQDYADAIGPQTGCVLKVHQSNFRVEGFTAAVSLAELREVTTANQIPLISDLGSGLLAPDPVLPDEPDAATSLSQGADVVTASGDKLLGGPQAGVVLGRADVVTRLARHPLARAVRADKLTLAALEATVRSGTSPVAQALHADPAALRARAQRLADAVGASVIAHDGRVGGGGAPGVPLPGWAVRLPEKVAAALRTGVPAVLPRVHDGACLLDLRCIPESDDDRLLAAVRAALGADH encoded by the coding sequence GTGACACAGCTCGACCCGCGCCGGCTGATCCCACGCACCGATCAGCTGATGGCACTCCCGCAACTGCAAGTGGCCCGAAATAGATTGGGCGACAACATAGTACGGTCACTCGTGCGCGATGTTCAAGATCGGGTCCGCCGCGGTGACCTAGCGCCCGACCAGGTGCAGGACGTCGTCGTCGAATCCGTGACCAGCCGCACCACGACATCGCTGACCCCGGTCCTCAACGCCACCGGCGTCGTCGTGCACACCAACCTGGGCCGAGCCCCGCTCTCCCCCAGCGCCGTCGAAGCACTCGTGGCGGCCAGCGCCTACGTCGACGTCGAACTTGACCTCGCCACCGGCGCCCGGTCCAAACGCGGCACCTCGACCCGGCAGGCGCTGCTCGACGCCTGTCCCGCCGCCGAAGAAGCGCTCGTTGTCAACAATGGCGCCGCCGCGCTGGTCCTGGCGACCACCGCCCTGGCTGCCGGCAAAGAGGTGGTGGTCAGCCGCGGCGAGCTGATCGAGATCGGCGCTGGCTTTCGGCTGCCCGACCTGATCGCCTCGACCGGAGCCCGCTTGCGCGAAGTCGGCACCACCAACCGCACACATCTGCAGGACTACGCGGACGCCATCGGGCCACAGACCGGCTGCGTGCTGAAGGTGCACCAGAGCAACTTCCGGGTCGAGGGCTTCACCGCCGCCGTCTCCCTCGCCGAACTGCGCGAGGTGACCACCGCCAACCAAATCCCGCTGATCAGCGATCTGGGCAGCGGTCTGTTGGCCCCCGACCCCGTTCTGCCTGACGAGCCTGACGCCGCCACCTCGCTCTCGCAGGGTGCCGACGTCGTCACCGCTAGCGGCGACAAATTACTCGGCGGCCCGCAAGCCGGAGTCGTACTGGGTCGCGCGGACGTGGTGACCCGGCTGGCACGACACCCACTGGCCCGTGCCGTCCGCGCTGACAAACTCACCCTGGCGGCCCTGGAAGCCACGGTCCGCTCGGGCACCTCGCCGGTGGCCCAGGCCCTGCACGCCGATCCGGCCGCGCTGCGCGCCCGCGCCCAACGGCTTGCCGACGCGGTCGGCGCCTCCGTCATCGCGCATGACGGTCGGGTCGGTGGCGGCGGCGCTCCCGGAGTGCCCCTACCGGGTTGGGCCGTCCGCCTGCCGGAAAAGGTGGCAGCGGCCTTGCGTACCGGCGTGCCGGCAGTGCTGCCGCGCGTCCACGACGGCGCGTGCCTGCTGGATCTGCGCTGCATACCCGAGTCCGACGACGATCGGTTGCTGGCGGCCGTGCGCGCGGCGTTAGGCGCAGACCACTGA
- the selB gene encoding selenocysteine-specific translation elongation factor, with protein sequence MSTHVVATAGHVDHGKSTLIRALTGMEPDRWEEEKRRGLTIDLGFAWTTLPSRRQVAFVDVPGHQRFLANTLAGLGAAPVVCFVVAADEGWRAQSSDHRDAIAALNIRHGLIVVTRADRAPERADDVLAQTRAELAETGLRDVPGVVVSAVQGTGLPELRATLDTVLAEVPQPDAAARVRLWVDRSFTITGAGTVVTGTLSAGSLAVGESLELLGAQRKRDVAIRGLQSRGEPYPALAPVVRAALNLRGVAREKVRRGDALVTPNAWPATRVLDVRRTTGGSWTETTSHLVVHVGTAAVPARLRPFGDDHGRLTLDRRLPLVLGDRLVLRDPGTHRVLGGAQVLDADPPSLRRRGDSARRAAALVTMTPEGEPALEVARRGAVRARHLSGLGLPTDAVPDGVRVFDEWWVHAATYDAWQSRLKAAVDELHTRDPLADGLSRGAARDLLGLPDEVLLDAVVGDAGLEQRGGHIRAPGTGRDLGSAEAAVCQVEAQLRAAPFRAPEAYELQALRLGARELAAAERAGRVLRLRDGVVLLPTAPALAMRQLARLDQPFTTSEARQALDTTRRVAIPLLEHLDARGWTRRLDAGHREIVR encoded by the coding sequence CTGAGCACTCATGTCGTCGCAACGGCCGGACACGTAGACCACGGCAAGAGCACCCTGATCCGCGCATTGACCGGCATGGAGCCCGACCGATGGGAAGAGGAAAAGCGTCGTGGGCTGACCATCGACCTCGGCTTCGCCTGGACTACCCTGCCGTCCCGCCGGCAGGTGGCATTTGTCGACGTCCCCGGCCACCAGCGATTCCTGGCCAACACGCTGGCCGGACTCGGTGCTGCTCCGGTGGTCTGCTTCGTCGTCGCCGCCGACGAGGGCTGGCGAGCGCAGTCCAGCGATCACCGCGATGCGATTGCCGCGCTAAATATCCGGCACGGTCTCATCGTGGTCACTCGCGCCGACCGAGCACCCGAACGCGCCGACGATGTCCTAGCGCAGACCCGTGCGGAGCTCGCCGAGACCGGCCTGCGCGACGTGCCGGGTGTCGTCGTGTCGGCAGTGCAAGGTACCGGGTTGCCCGAGTTGCGCGCCACTCTGGATACCGTGTTGGCCGAGGTGCCCCAACCCGATGCTGCCGCACGGGTGCGACTCTGGGTGGATCGATCATTCACCATCACCGGGGCGGGCACCGTCGTGACCGGGACACTCTCGGCGGGCTCGCTGGCAGTCGGGGAGAGCTTGGAACTACTTGGTGCACAACGCAAAAGAGATGTGGCGATTCGCGGTCTGCAATCCCGCGGCGAGCCGTACCCCGCGCTGGCTCCGGTCGTGCGGGCGGCGCTGAACCTGCGTGGCGTCGCGCGGGAGAAGGTCCGCCGCGGCGACGCGCTGGTCACCCCGAACGCCTGGCCGGCCACCCGCGTTCTGGATGTGCGGCGAACCACCGGCGGCTCGTGGACCGAAACCACGTCGCATCTTGTCGTGCATGTGGGTACGGCGGCGGTGCCGGCTCGGTTGCGACCGTTCGGCGACGACCACGGGCGACTCACTCTCGATCGTCGGCTGCCGTTGGTGCTCGGCGACAGGTTGGTGTTGCGTGACCCCGGCACCCATCGGGTGCTCGGCGGTGCCCAGGTGCTCGACGCCGACCCGCCCTCGTTGCGCCGCCGCGGGGACAGCGCCCGCCGGGCGGCGGCCCTAGTCACGATGACGCCCGAAGGCGAACCCGCACTGGAGGTGGCACGGCGTGGCGCGGTGCGGGCACGTCATCTGAGCGGGCTGGGGCTGCCAACCGATGCGGTGCCGGACGGGGTGAGGGTGTTCGACGAGTGGTGGGTGCATGCTGCAACGTACGACGCGTGGCAGTCCCGACTGAAGGCTGCTGTCGATGAGCTGCACACGCGGGATCCGTTGGCGGACGGCCTATCTCGAGGTGCCGCGCGCGACCTGCTTGGTCTTCCGGACGAGGTGCTGCTCGACGCGGTGGTGGGCGACGCGGGACTAGAGCAACGCGGCGGCCACATCCGCGCACCCGGCACCGGACGCGACCTCGGTAGCGCCGAGGCAGCCGTCTGCCAGGTGGAGGCGCAGCTTCGAGCCGCCCCGTTCCGGGCGCCGGAAGCCTACGAGCTGCAGGCGTTGCGGCTCGGCGCGCGTGAGTTGGCCGCCGCCGAACGCGCCGGGCGGGTGCTGCGGCTGCGCGACGGCGTGGTGCTGTTGCCGACGGCGCCCGCGCTGGCGATGCGGCAGCTCGCTCGGCTCGACCAGCCCTTCACCACCAGCGAGGCGCGTCAGGCCCTGGACACCACCCGGCGGGTCGCGATACCGCTGCTGGAACACCTGGACGCGCGGGGCTGGACGCGGCGGTTGGACGCCGGACATCGAGAGATTGTGCGCTGA